The Verrucomicrobiota bacterium nucleotide sequence CCGTGTGAAACCGCGGCGGGCTTGCCGTTGATGAACACGGCGGCTTCTCCGGAGCAAGCCACGGATAATCCGGCCGCGCCGGGCGCAGCGGCGAGGTTGAAGCGCTTGACAAAGAACACCGCGGCGCCGGGCGCTGGAACCGTTGCCGCGCGAATCCACTGGGGCGCAGCGACCGCCGAGGAGGCCGCGGCAAAACAGACGAGGGCGCAGAGGAGCCGGCGCGGCCCGTGGATGCGAGCGAGAGGACTTGAACCTCCAACCCTTGCGGGACCAGATCCTAAGTCTGGCGCGTCTGCCATTCCGCCACGCTCGCTGGAGTTGAGGGGCCGCATTGTGTTCCGCCGGACGCTGCTGGCTCGGAACGCTAGCAGCGGGCGCGCGGCGGGCGCAAGCCCGTTGCCTCATGGAAAAGGTCGGGGGAGGATTCTGAGCCGTGAGGCATGAAGGACCCGCTCACGTTCGGGGTCGCGGGACACTACACGCTAGTGGACATCCTCATCCGTCCCGCGCCGACCACGGCAAACAACACGACGTTCATTCCGGGGGCGAACATCCCCTCGGGCTGGCCGCTCATTCCGTCCGGCTTGGCCAACGGCTCGGTGGCTGCGCCCACCACGAGATGCCACGCTGACAGGTCTTCGCAACGCCGCGCCGACGTGGTAGGAAGAGGCCGTTCGCCATGCCAACTGCCATCGCCATCGCCGCGCATCCGGACGACATCGAGTTCCAAGTCGCCGGCACGCTCGTCTTGCTCCAGCAGGCCGGGTGGGAAACGCACTATCTCAACCTCTCCACCGGCAACTGCGGCAGCGCGACGATGAGCGCCGCCCGGACGCGTCGCGTGCGCCTCGCCGAGGGCGAGGCCGCCGCGCGACTGCTCGGCGCGCACTTCCACCCGCCGATGTGCGATGACCTCGAGATTCTTTACGACCTTGCCACGCTGCGCCGGCTTGCATCGGTCCTCCGCGCCGTGAAGCCGTCGGTCGTGCTTACGCATTCGCCTCGCGATTACATGGAGGATCACATGAACACCTGCCGCCTCGCGGTCACCGCCGCGTTCTCGCGCGGGATGCCGAATTTCAAGGTCACGCCACATCGCGCGCCGTCCGACGCCGACGTGACGCTCTATCACTTCATGCCGCACGGGTTGTGCGACGGGTTGCGCGAGCCCGTGGTGCCCCACGCGTTTGTGAACACGACTCCGGTCCACACGACAAAACTCGCCGCGCTCGCCGCGCACAAATCGCAGCAAGGCTGGCTCGACGTCAGCCAGGGGATGAACTCCTACCTCCAGACGATGGAGGACAGCTCGCGTGAACTCGGCCGGATGTCGCGGAAATTCAAGCTCGCCGAAGGGCTGCGCCGGCATCTGCACCTCGGTTTCAGCGGCTCGCCCGTGGACCCGCTGCGCGACGCTCTCGGGAAAAACTACCTTCTGAACCGGCGCGCGACGGCGAGGCACGAGGCTTGACCGAAGCAACCCAGAATTCCCGTGGCTACACTTCCGCCATCGGCGATGTGCACCAGAAGGTGCTGCCCTTCCCCACCGTGCCGCGCGGCATGACCGGCATTGGCAACGGCAGGTTTGATGTGGCGCTCCACAAGGCTCTGTCCCGTTGGAAAGGCTACTTGGCCAGTTCGCCGATTTCCCCTGCCGACGCCACCCGGTGCAGCACCAACGTCCTCC carries:
- a CDS encoding LmbE family protein; its protein translation is MPTAIAIAAHPDDIEFQVAGTLVLLQQAGWETHYLNLSTGNCGSATMSAARTRRVRLAEGEAAARLLGAHFHPPMCDDLEILYDLATLRRLASVLRAVKPSVVLTHSPRDYMEDHMNTCRLAVTAAFSRGMPNFKVTPHRAPSDADVTLYHFMPHGLCDGLREPVVPHAFVNTTPVHTTKLAALAAHKSQQGWLDVSQGMNSYLQTMEDSSRELGRMSRKFKLAEGLRRHLHLGFSGSPVDPLRDALGKNYLLNRRATARHEA